ggaagAACCACAAGCCGGCGAACCAACCccatcagagttgtcatgagtgtaaactagataatgtaaatgaaaaacatgttttggtaccaggctgtaaacttgtttatttctgctgtgaaattggtatttttaacatgggagtcaatgaggatttgctcgcttctgacaccagcccccagaagatgagggtggaactgcaatttttggtactttcgggttgggctcaatttttgagccgcattgtgggggcttggaccTCACCACCGTATTTacgtgagtgtcaagattaagtgaggagtcaatttttatccccaaattactattttcttttcatagggggtcAATGAGCCAAGGTCTCTATCAGCACcggagccatttcttctgccaggactaagtattatgacttccgttttgctctcatttagttgcaaaaaattagaagccattCAACTTTTTATGCCCTTCAAACAgtccagtaaaggagaaacagatctatcctccccacatcgaagagggagatagatctggcagccatcagcaaaaaaatgaaatttcacattatgccgacgaaggaggactccaagaggaaggAAATACATGGCAAATAGGAGAGGatcaaggacagagccctgtggcacaccccaacaaAGTCTCATGCAGGGTGAcacctcacccatctgaacactaaatgtccGGTCATGAATGTAGGAGcgaagccattggagggcctgcccagttaagcctgattcatgcttctccgtctgcgtcagtgcggagacacgcaacgccatcatccgtccttgcgggcctgctagagagctccgcaaggacgcacagagtcgagctctcttttctaaacatctgtccgtcgagacggacaacgcaagcttgtgattgtcaggacgccgctgtcgtctacaccgccgccattgccgccattgcgccctcaaaaacataaagagagccgaggataactagcggcagacacggagcagcttgaagaatacctcgcgaaaaaactctaaaaacatgaacgtttagtttccccgtgactggaggagtgaaaagatgcgcagcaagcgttttatttttgGACGGAAatcacaggaaacgtgggtttagaggtggcgagcgcatgaaaaggtggaggagaatgagagacaagtttgtctgtgttaaatagtctcttatatacaaaaaacacaatataaacacactatcttggaccggatacatgacaggataccacagaacagcgctacgccctctgttgtcctgtcgGGGAAttgctccaggagacggagaagtatgagggcaaaacgcttccgtcattccatgcgtgtctgtcccttgatgagctgatggagaagcatgaatcaggctttatccCAAGCCAATGCTGTAGTCGGTTCAGAAGGACTTCGTGGTCGACTGTATCAAATGTTGCAGATAAGTAGGACAACATTGTTAtccatgtcacaggctaaaaacgtatcattaaaaaccattaaaagagcagtGCTGTGacctatactgagccaggatcctccggaggtttcttcctgttaaaagggagtttttctccactgtcactttatgcttgcttagtatgaggattgctgtagtcactgacactagtcagtgacttggtgcaatttgctgggttccttatataggaaacattttttttctgattggcttaatgaactgaccttaattggaatgtttattatgtgaagtgccttgagatgactcttgtcgtgatttggcgctgtataaataaaattgaattgaattgaatttaaagaCTTCTTTATAAATTCTATGGGACAGCAcatcacaaggagagccagaTGGATTGTGCTGAGCGACCAGTTTTTCCAAGGCTCAAATGTTTCCAGTGTAGCCTGGGGCGGCTCTGGGAGTAGAGAGTCCAGTGGTGAGTTTGTAATGGCAGCTCGAATAGCTGTAACCTTATCAACAAAAAAGTGAAGAAAGTCATTACAGTTTTTAACTGTCGGAGGCAAAGAACTAGAATCAGAGAACTCAAGTAGTGAATTTACTACAGAAAAAAGAGTGTGTGGATCATGAGAATTTTTTCCCACGATATCAGCAAAGAACTTAACTGataccatgctttcgttcttttttaaacacagaaacagttttgtttacctgtttgtagctacggtttcgccgacagctgccggcttcttcaggctgacgctgatggtggcgcgtcacttccttctccgtttatctgtttctgtgtttaaaaaagaacgaaagcatggatttacaaagacacagcaagaacacacctaagaaactTAACTGATAGTTAAACAAAGATTTTCTGAATCTTTCACGAGAGACTTGGAGTCTGTCTTTCTTCCATGTCCTTTCTGCCCTCCTGCAGGCTTGCCTGCAGGCccgaacatcatcagagagccatggttcTGGTCTAGGCCTCGGCTTTCTAATCTTAAAAGGTGCAATTTTATCcaaaatattttttacagatactgTCAAATTGGAGTGTAAGCTCATCTGTATTAAGAGACATTGTGTGTAGCTCACTTCCTTTGGCACATAGGAGCTCACCAAGCTCAATAATCTTTGCTGTATTTAAAACACAACAAAATCTCACATGAGAGGAAGTCACAGCAGGCATGCAGGGCAAGTTAAAATCACATAGAATGGGCGAGTGATAGAAAAAAACGGTCTCAGAATCTCTACACCAGCAACAGAGAGGCCAATAGAGAGCACTAAATCCAAGGTGTGTCCCTGTGCATGAGTAGGACCCAGGACCCACTGTGACAGATTAAGGGAGCCCAACAGATGTAAGAAGTCTATAGCCAATAGCTTATCAGGACAACACACATGAAAATTAAAATGACCAAGAatcaaaacatgatcatactttagcatgtttaCAGACTGGAGGTCAGAGAAGTCATTTAAAAGGTCCACATCAAATTTAGGAGGACGATATGTAAACGCCACGAGCAACAGAGGAGGTGGGCCAAGTTCAAATAGGCACATTTCAAAGCTGGAAGGAGGATTCGACGGAATAAGCTGTTTACAGTTGAAGTGAGATTTATAGATGACAACCAGTCCACCGCCTCTGCCAGAAGAACTCAGGACATTAAAACAGCTACAACTCACTGGTAGTAGTTCCAGTAAAGCACTCAAATCTCCCATAGGCAGCCAGCTCTCACATATGCACAGGAGTTCCAACCCCTGTGCAACAAAGAAGtctttcaaaatgaaagttttaGTCATTATCGACCTGGCGTTGACCAGACCTAGCCGTGTGAGATGTGGAGTCGTCGGCCCAGCGCTATTTAAGCCCAGGGACGTGGACGCTACCCCCATACAGGTCACCAGGTGGAGATtcgcagtctgtcactcctcgctccttgtaaagtttgctGTCCACAAAAAGCTTATCCAccaagatgacagccctcttcccatcctggataaactttttgcgcagcgggaAGAGGACTCTGCACCAAtacaggatttccttaggaaactggtcattcACGCTGTaatattttcctttgagctctcttccgtggcttttaaccctcccactgtcttcatgggtgaccccacgtgAAAAGTAGaatattgagcaggattgatggtttatcccttgaggtccacgtggcatgggtgaggtggtgcttactcctcacccctgccacattgacccaagggataaaccatcaaccctgctcaatggtcaactttcctcgcggggtcacccatgaagacagtgggagggttaacaagatccttctgtttaaaatgttcaaatttagccatgaTGGGACAAGAATTAAGGCAGTTTGAAGGCGAAAGGCGGTCgaacaccgtattagtatggtgttcctaataatcctttagggaaGTGTAAATCAACTTTTTCACAGTCTGATTTTATGACCAGCATTTGTAGGTGCATTAATATTCAGTTAGCCAACATTGAGTCTCTAGGCATTTTTTTCTTTGTCACTCAAAAACGGTTAGGTAAATGCAAGAGTGTAGCTTTGGCCTGGGCGGGGGTGACGTACCCCCACCAATATCCAGCGAtgaccaccccaccccaccaatAAGTTGACCATCTCCACTaaaatcaagcccccacaatgcggctcaaaaattgaagcaatcgcctggtaccaaaacatgtttttggtttcagttatctagtttacactcatgacaactctgaggggggtgaatttttttctcactcttctgtttaagtgtattaaaagcctacaattctgtataattaatgagcatccgacccacgtgaccacagagctagctccgtggaaaggcctcagtagagcctcggtctggcttggaaactgttccgggattttgagtgtctgtgtttgtgtattctgttttggacattttttgtgcaattgttggtcaACATGACTTGCTGtgttattaattgcactaatagagcgtccaaggagtctccacttcatttttttcggtaagtaaaattatatttatgtattttatgtcactgccgagctgagcttagattttaacatgtactgtttaaccatgaaatttaaatgtaatagggtaaaacccagtgcatttaacataatgctgcactttagaaaatgggtagaaataaaacatgttggtggagctgggttccgacaatcggcttgtggagctctcgggagactgatgttttccacccggttctcccctccctgcagctcggcgcatctctgtctgatcgcggcttctctctgctgcgcgggctgccggcttgtgaagctctggatggaaaccgatgttttcaacccgttctcccctccccgcagctcggcgcatctctgtctgatcacagcttcagtctgctgcgcgggctgccggctggttctcccctccccgcagctcggcgcatcgctgtctgatcgcgacttctgtctgctgcgcgggctgccggcttgtggttctcccctccccgcagcttggcgcatctctgtctgatcgcagctcctgactgctgcgcgggctgccggctggtggagcttgttccacccggttttacccagtggtcagcctggcgtatctctgactcagaagctctggtgttgtgcacagttaactccggttgtagctaggttgctacctccgttagcttagctcccacctccgcgttagctttgggttcgcttcaggttagcttgtagctagtttgaccgggtgtcgtcagttgatcccagccttacagccccaccctcagctccacctttcttcccttttgtggaattctctgggcttgacggaacctgtgacacgatcaaaaaggcggtggtagccacctcccatttctcctcaaaaacgtgttattggagcctatggaaacccattgtccaatatctaTATGTCGATGGCTAAAATACAACAAGCCATTCAATGTCTCATTACTCTAGAATTGCAGAAAGGGTTAAATGAAATTTTCTCCCCGAGTCCTACCTCCGTAACGCATATGGCCAGTGTGATTGGCTGTGCATGTCAGAGAGTCTCACGTGAGACGAACTATGTTGGTTGTTCACAGTGCCAAAATCCAAAGGAAAATGTTCCAGTCGTATGCAAGACTCCTGTGTTTGCAGTGTGACGTGAGTGACACATGGGGCCAAAAGCGAGTGAGTGTACCCGAGGGTCCTGAGATGATGACGCTAACTGTATAAAAGCCACACATGAAGAGAGGATGACAGCCATGAACTTGAGAGGCTCAGTCACTTCACATTACAGCAGTCAAGTTCCCTAAGAACTGTAGGATTTGGTAAATTGAGCActttatatattacctctacttatgaccaataagctgtgatactctatctaaatatagaatatcaccctgcttggtctttgtgtgtttatcagaagattctaggattatttATTAACACTTCGTTTTGActgagaaaagagtcaggtttataaaagtaagaatttattttaccaataattaaaacatgacaagttaactaagcatttactgtgatggatggaactaaatgtgatgtatgaacctatgtgtgaatgcaatgcGAATGTgaattcttcttccggctcttggagggtgcagacgcttttttcctcctctcctccatatcttatcctcaaggccctttgtctgtctgtgtgtgctgggtgcacggctgcttctgcattttttctggaaactgaaatttactaaaatggatctcgtcagctggtctcaacgcgattgataaaattttttcaacgatgagaacgggagaaggggctcccggatgcccctccgcgacagacccagttggacacatcatggactcctggaaacagtggaactagatttgtttatctcagctgtctgtggaggactctgaagatgtgtgaatattcgtggtgttggtgtcaggtttcctgctcattggccttggaggatacctggcttaccggaaaattaacgagctgtcgaggaatattggcctgatcccggagctcagagatggtttgcaccgcgctgtgaattcacagactcacataattgtcgagatgaatcgtaagcttggaactttggccgagattcattattggcacaaagatggatgccatcaaggagagagtggactaatcagcacagattgggatagattaatgtccattattgggattttgagaggttgaggaccaacaaactgtaagacagagaggaaatgatctctgtctggccccaaaacaatttctaattggaatccgGCGCCCTTGAGGCAGCAAGGCTCCAATGAAAActgccccctcagaagatatgtggaatgtgccgtcactatggcaactcaacactgtctcctttcccagcctgagcgggactgcgggaaggccgctgaaacgttccagggtcactgcaaccctccaaccctcaatgctcctccccatccacactgaggtgacatgcgctgcttcattgtggctgcaggaactgaagtggggatagtcccaacctaccaccccacctagtggacacttatgttgtgttgtctgaagtctgttgcatatctgtttgaggtggttttttgtttttttttgcagagcaaagctgccctcctggtggagggtaactctgaagtgccttttttcctcctccacctgaaccaaccctcatgtaaccctcttatctctattaaggtagcgtgactcagggttgcgaaagaccacagtcaccaattcttgtcatgtgtcttgcccatgtatgtctgatctctgaattgtgtgtactgaaactcttaatttctctctgggattattaaagtatctttgatttgattgatttgatgttaatcagaacttccgtatctaggagcgcTGAGTGCTGGatgcaaaagaatttggtttgcgttaagctatgaagttgattattatcaaaaccacatcagactctatctctgtgtctacttcacctgttCTCTGAGACCCTCTTggaggatccgaaggtcagagaggttggctgacctctggcaccgaagggctgtagaataccatgGCACCGACTCtttagtccagagatgtctcgggtcacgacagatggatggtacCACGCATCTGGGACTCTAAAGGaggctaaacaatatcagcttgttctgcaggaactgttgctgtaCCAGCTttacaggtgcaaaaagattttgacgacgtgtcaaaagctttgatggttaaagagggttttgcttcagatggctggtctgaagctttctcgagAACTCAAGAATCACCAGAGTAATCTGGATTTGATGttgtcatgttatgatttgtgttgcCAACCAGagattgacaagtttgaggaatattaccaagagtctcagaaacacacgccttccttgataccggacgctctgatctggggtaaaggactatctatgtgtcatgagtttaactttactttactttgttcttgtgtgagtgcaaatggtgatcaccttgtcatatcaacatgctgaaacacatttcaatcactgtaatcatgagataacattaatttcaaacttcaatcattgagcacagattaatgaaacatttcattatattataattattataagtagcaataaacaaacatttatttaaggattatctagcttataaattgtagaagttcatatctgatttaggaagtCCGGGCTGCGAGATGTCCGGTCACTAtgtggtcaatatataggtcaaaacTGACCCTTTCCGGACGTTACAACCTTTAGTTTAACTTTAGAGAAATACATTTTAACGTTCTGATGGTATGATGCCATTtcctgtcaagtttactaatattactgcatattacatagaattttttttattaatattgaGAGGCACAATTTGAAAATGTCAGTGTTTATTTTGGTATTTTCCAATAATTACTTTTTATATTATTTAGCCCTGGCTATATAAAAAGGTCAGTTATTTAAATAGTTCATTTGTATTCATGGTTAATTGCAAATTTTTAATGTGTTCAAGAATGTTTACAAATGCCTGTAAGGTATATGATGTGTGTCAGTTAATGCACAGTTTTTGTATTTTGCCAcctccgggttgggggagaggtcctacctcaagtggaggagtttaagtatctcggggtcttgttcacgagtgagggtaggagggatcgggagatcgacaggcggattggttcggcgtctgcagtgatgcggacgctgagccgatctgtcgtggggaagagggagctgagccagaaagccaggctctcgatttaccggtcgatctacgtcccaatcctcacctatggtcatgagctttgggtaatgaccgaaagaacgagatcgcggatacaagcggccgaaatgagtttcctccgtagggtggccgggctcagccttagagatagggtgaggagctcggacattcgggagggactcggagtagaaccgctgctcctccggatcgaaaggagccagttgaggtggtttgggcatctggtcaggatgcctcctggacgcctccctggggaggtgtttcgggcatgtcctgccggcagaaggcccccgggtcgacccaggacatgttggagaagttacatctccaatctggtccgggaacgccttggggtcctgccggaggagctggtggacaaggccggggagaggacggcctggagctccctagttgggatgctgcccccgcgacccggacccggataagcggaggaagacgagacgagatgtcATTAGTTGTGATATGGTATTGATATGTACTACAACTCCAGTGATCCCTGAAGTAGTCTCAGATAGAGAGGTGGGAGTAAGGGGGAGCCGTGTACACTCGGCAAGAAGCGAGAGAGAAACGAGAGTTGAACAGTGTCGAGTGAACGCAGAGTTCATAGAAGGGCGACAGAAGTATTTTCGGATTGACGGATGTTAACTGGAGTGGAAAACTGTTGTACCCTACTGTGAGGTAAATGTGAATTTGATCTAACACTTGTACCATAAGTTATTATGTAAAACGGTCTAATTGCTAACCGCGAGTAGCCGCTAGCACAACTGCTAACCAGCTGCTAGCCTAGCCTAGCATATTCGTTAAGCTTTTGTTCTGCTCTGTTTCATTAATTAAGCTAATGCTTAGATTGAATGTTCTCGCTTGTGAATTGGCATTTAGCGGAGTTGTGTGATACTGTGAGGAGGAGATGGACATCTTGCTGGCGTGTCTGAGAGGTCTCTTTTGCTGGTGTGCTGAAGTTATGTGTTCACGTGGGAGCACGCGGAGACGACGACGGCGTGCTGCTGCCGCGGCCTGCTGGTAGCCTTGACTCAGTTTTCCTCGGCTGTCCCCTTAAACTGCCAGGAGGTGTGAGTACTGTTTGCAcgtgttttttattttgctgcTTGGCAACAAGTGAAGCGACCATATTGTTTTAGGTCCCAACGCACCCGAGCCACGACTCAGGCCTGCAACGAGGGGTGGGCTGTCAGTAAGACTGTAGtacttgaggtgtgtgtgtgttggtgagagTGCGTGTGGGCCCATAATATTATTCGATTACTTTGTTTATGTTGAAGTAGATACCGTACCATTGTTCAACAAACTTTAttgatttttcttatttttttgtcGTGTTAATTAATTGTTCACTAAAGTGCAGTTAACTTTTAATTGACCTGCTTGTGTGTGATTTCTTTTTCCTATATAGTAGATTACTGCATATTTTATACCATAAGCCTCAAAAAGGGAGTATCAATAGGAAAGTAACAACAGGAACCCAGGGCCCCTCTCAATAGAAGTGGGACGGGTGTTAcaattatattatttattattattgttatagaaACAATCATGAATATAGTTTTATTGATCCAGAATGTGATGTGATTTATTTATAACTCAGCTGAGAATATCTTGAATGTGTTGTAATATGCCTTTTACAACAAAACGCATGAAAATGAATAACATATATCTTCAAATAAACAGAAAAGTAATCAAATAGTTTTTTTTAGccctgtcaatttgttgttgttatagTTTTCTCCACACAGAACCCATAATGAGATCCATGGTGGATAGAGAACTCTCTGTATAGTTGTTCTCCAGTCTTAAGCTGAACACACCACACTCACTAAACAAATGTAGGTATCTGGAGTCCTTGTGTATGCTCCTGGTAAACTATCTGCTGGTTGTATTAAGTTTAAAATTTTTACCTGTTCTTTAGAATTCTGAGATGAATGTAACATACATTACTCTTGATGGTCATGTGGAGGTGGAAAAATACCGGTTCCTTTATTTTGTCATCATGCTTATAGCATATATTTTAATTTTGTTCAGCAATTTTACCATTGTTTATCTCATTGTGGTTCACAAAAAACTTCATGAGCCGATGTATGTATTTATTGCTGCTCTGTTGATCAACTCTGTTCTTTTCAGCACGGTGGTCTATCCAAAACTCCTGATTGACTTTCTATCTGATAAACAGATCATATCTTATCAAGCCTGTGTCTTTCAGGTTTGTGTTTATTATTCTATAAGTGGTTCAGAGTTCTTACTGTTGGCAGCCATGGCCTATGACAGATATGTGTCCATATGTAAACCTCTGCATTATCCAACAATCATGAGAAAAGCCACTGTGATCATTTTGCTGGTTTTATCCTGGCTTTTACCTGTTTGTCACTTGGCTGTACCAGTCATAGGAAATGCTCAAACCCAGCTGTGTAGCTTTACTTTGAAAGGTATATTCTGCAACAATTCAATTAACCACCTTTTATGTGTGACTTCCAGAACACTGTTAATATTTGGTTTAGTTAATATGTTCAATATTAGCTTGCTTCCATTGCTTTTTATACTCTTTACATACACAATGATATTCATAACAACTTATAAAAGTTGTGGAAAAGTCAGGAAGAAGGTTGCTAACACCTGTTTACCTCACCTGCTGGTCTTAATAAACTATTCTTGCTTGCTTACCTTTGAAATAACTATAGTTAGACTGGATTCTGATATTGCAAAGACAGCACGTTTTGTTATGGCAATACAAATGATTACTTGCAATCCTCTTTGCAATCCAATCATATATGGAATAAAAATGAAAGAGATCTATAAACACCTCAAAAGACTGCTCTGTCAAGCCAAGGTGCCGTAATGTTTGCATCTCTGAAGTTGAACACATGAATGACAGCTGTCCAGCTTATCTCCAGTGATCTGATTCTTATCTAAAGACGTAGGGAGGAATTTAATGACAACTACCTTCATTCATGGATGCAGACAGGGGACACCTGCATACACTGATTAGGACATACTTTTCATTAGGAGGTTTTCTGTCATCTAGCCTCTGGACACTTCAAAAGGATTATGTCAACCCTGAGgcttcacataagaaaaaaaaaaacaaaagtgacATTGATGTTGCATTTTTTCTTGTAGAAAAGCTGCAAAGATATGGAAAATTACATGGATACAAACTGCAGCTGTTCAGGTGCATACATGAGGAATTTGTTGTCACCCAGAATACAGTAACTTTGTTTTTTACTCTTCAGAGGTTTTACTGTTGGCATGTGTCCATATGTAAACCCATACGTTATCCAACAATCACGCGAAAAGCAACTGTGATCATTTTTCTAGTTTTATTGTAGCTTTTGCCTTTTTGTCACATGACTGTGCCAGTCATAAGGAATGCTCAAACCCAGCTGTGTAGCTTTACTTTGAAAGGTGTTTTCTGTAACAATTCAATGAACTTTCTTTTATGTGATTTCCAGAGCACTGTTAATAATTAGTTTCATTATTCTGGTAAATATGAGCCTTCTTCTTTCTTAAACTCTACATAAACAATAATATTCACAACATAAGACAAGTAAAGAAGAAGGTTGCCAACACCTGTTTACTTCACCCGCTAATGCGGTAATTTAACCAATGCCGTGAGTAAGATACATGAACACATAGTTGAACTTTAACATATTCTGTTCCTTAATGTTTTTCCTTGCATTAGTACATTTTTAATCAGGGTCTAATAAGATATTTGACCAAGCCAGTAGTTGCCAGTGTTGAGACCCAGGTCCCCCAACTAAAGTCCCCCTTGAACTCCGAAATTAACAAACATTCATTtcctttgcttgtttgttttcatatttttctcaacattaaaaataaattaaaattaaaattcaGTGTaattccttttatttatttatttgttggttTGTATTTTTCAGCTTGCAGTTAAAAAT
This sequence is a window from Nothobranchius furzeri strain GRZ-AD chromosome 14, NfurGRZ-RIMD1, whole genome shotgun sequence. Protein-coding genes within it:
- the LOC107388517 gene encoding olfactory receptor 4D6-like, encoding MNVTYITLDGHVEVEKYRFLYFVIMLIAYILILFSNFTIVYLIVVHKKLHEPMYVFIAALLINSVLFSTVVYPKLLIDFLSDKQIISYQACVFQVCVYYSISGSEFLLLAAMAYDRYVSICKPLHYPTIMRKATVIILLVLSWLLPVCHLAVPVIGNAQTQLCSFTLKGIFCNNSINHLLCVTSRTLLIFGLVNMFNISLLPLLFILFTYTMIFITTYKSCGKVRKKVANTCLPHLLVLINYSCLLTFEITIVRLDSDIAKTARFVMAIQMITCNPLCNPIIYGIKMKEIYKHLKRLLCQAKVP